In Colletotrichum destructivum chromosome 1, complete sequence, the sequence CGTAGGGATTCTCAAGCCTAGAAGAAGGATTCTGCTCATCCCGACATGTGCCTTCTTCTTAACATCCATTTCTGGCTTCATCCACTGTACTGGAGAGTCGAGATCCAGAAGTTGGCATTCAGTGCCGCTGCAACCACGTTGTTGGTGGCCGCTTCTGGTCCCAGCCAGCATCTCGCTTGCTTACCTAATTAGATCACCCCTGTCTTGAGCATCCGCATCTGGCTCTTACCAGAAGCCAGTTCTGGCCCGTCCTCCCAGCCACCCACCAAGGACCTtatgttgttgttgttgttgttgttgttgttgtatttaacgccatggcggcaagggtggaatccttgtcgcagacctcccgaggggtatgtggcgtggaaCCAAGGACCTTACCGACCACTCCATTTCCCATATCGGAAAAGTTGGATTTGGCTCTTGTTAGGCGCTATTCATAATGTCCGCAAAATCCGTTTCCAGTTCCCTTCAACCGGCTGAGTTTGGAGTGAGATTATCCCTAGCCACACGACAAGGATCTTGCTTGCTGAGTCATGTCCCCTGTTCGCAAGATCCAAATCTGGTTCTTTTGGAAGGCCATTTGTCACTTTTTGGTTCCGGCTTTGGGAGCTTTGGGAGACAACCTGCCCAGCCACGCGACTAGGCTCTTGCTCTGTTGTGTAGAAATGGATGCCGAGACCTAGAGATCCAGTTCCAACATCGCCGCAACGATGAGGCAGGTGCCAGTTCTGGCCTTTGGTGGAGGATGTCCACAGCCACGCCCCCAGCCACGCAACAAGGGTCCTCCTTGCCCCAATGCCTCCCCTGTCCACACGCTCCATATCTGACTCTTGCCAGGAGCTGGTTCTGGCTGGTCTTCCCAGCCACGCAACAAGGAGCTTTCTTCCTCTACTACTTACGGTGACTGCAAGATCCATATCTGGCTCCCCATTGCTATGTTGAAAAGTCCGGAACATGCTAAGAGCCTGTTGGGCTCGCAAGATCCCAAGATGAGTCATCCAAGCTACACAGCGAGCACCTTGTTGTGCCGTGTATGGACCCCGCAAAGATCCATTTCCGGCTCCTATTAATATAGTGGAAAGCCATGGCCTGGAAAGCCAGTTGTAGCGCACCTGCGACAATGACGCGGAAGTCGTTTCTGGCTTTTGGTCGAGAGTCTTCCCAGCCATGTAACAAGGAGCTTTCTTGCTCTACCACGTGTTCTATCTGCACAGTCCATATCCAGCCCCTGCAGGAGCAGGTTCTGACCTTTCATGGAAGGTGTTCTCAACCAGCCGACAACGACTTTAACTGCTCTGCTACGTCCCCGTCTGCAGAATCCATCTCCAGATCCCAATTGTTACCTTGGAACCCGTGACCCACAAATCGCCTTTCGACGCCGCTGCAATTCCATCTTGAGAGccggtttttttttgttaGGAGTCACTATCCCCGGCCATACAGCAAGCACCTGACGTCGCCGTGTATCCTGTCCGCTGGATCCTCTTCCGACTCCTAGCCTTCGTCACTCTAGGTCGGGCCCCGAAAATCCATTTTGACAGCGATTGTGCACATGGCGGGCAGCAATGAAGCGAGAGAGTCGCCTTTTTCGCTCCCCATTCCCCCAGTTGTGGCAGTGCCCGCTCGCTTCCAACATGGGCTGAGTCATAGCGCTTGACGACAGCACTAGCGAGCAAACAAACCTTATCACTGTAATTGAAATGCCCATTTCCGGCTCTGCTCGCCAGCTGGAGCACCATCAATCTTCACAACCAGAGGTGTGCGGAGTGGATTCTTTCGGCAGTCACACCATGTGAAGCGAGTCCACACACTCGGTGCGTATGTTTGTAGGGGAAGCGATGTATGCTCAGAACTGAGTGGCCCTCAAACATGCCGCAATGATCATGGGGTCACGGTCAAACTGCCCAGAAGCATCATGAGCTCAAAGCTTCACTCAGTATTCTCACATGATGTCAAACAGTGTGTCACATTTCTGATTGACTGAATGACAGGGGTCGCTCGTGGGCAACCTCTGGGCTTAATTCTGCTCTTCTATGTGCGTCTTCTTCCCTGCATCAAGAAGGCTGGCCTTGAGATATGTGAGAGCGTATGAGTCAGCTATGGGTCGGAGTAGACACTCTAAGAGACAATCGTGCTTATGTGCTGTGTAGAGACCAAGGACGTCGACCAAAACAGCCACGCATCCATTATACCGGTGACAGCAAGCTGCAGGAAGCAATCTAACACGTGCTGAGGCCTGGGAAACATCGCCCCTGACTATGTATCCGAACCTTGGTCTATCACTTGTGCCCATCTGATGATAGAACCTCGTGCTTCGATTCCGCGACGGTTCCAGGCCATCGGTGCGTCGACAAGGCGCCACCATCGATGACCAGGTCCGCTCCAGTGATGAACCCtgcgcccggcccggccagAAACGCAACGATCCCGGCGATCTCATAAGGCGTCCCCGTCCTGCCAAGTGGAGTATTGCTGATCATGCTTTGCGCAAAGGGTCCCTGCTCCGATCGCAGAACTTGACCAAGCATAGGCGTCTCGATGGCCCCGGGGCTAACGGTGTTGATTCGCACTCCTTTGCGTCCCCATTCAGCAGCCTTGTACTGAGCACGGACGATGCAACCAAGCTTCGAGACACCATAAGCGTGGCTTGGGTCCGCGTCGTGGTCCAGCTCGTGGTGCGTGATGAGGGAAGCTGTCGGGGCTGTTGCCAGATGAGTCTCCAAGTCCGGGTTGGGAGGGAGCAGGTGACCGGCAACCGAAGCTATGATGGTCAGGGAGCTTCCAGGAGGCATCAGTGGAAGAAAGCTGTCAAGAACGAGAGCGGTGCCAGTAAGGTTGGTGGCGTAGATCAGCCGGGTGTCGTTTGCGGCGCTGGATACACCAGCCGTAAGGATGACGGTCTCGATAGGAccgagctcggcggcagTCTTGGCGAAGGAGGCGACCGATGTCCCGGAAGAAACATCGATATTCTTTGTTGTTACGAGATGACCGGCGGGGCCGAGCGAGCCCTTGGCTGCGGACAGGGCAGCGGGCGAATAGTCTCCAATAAGAATATGGTGCGATGAGCCAAGTCGACGGGCGAGGCAAAGTCCCATGCTGCCAGCTCCAATTACGACGAGTAGGGGGCGTGGCTGTGTCATGACGTTGGTAAGTAAGAAGTAATGCGATGGGCTCAGTAGTTGTTGATTAGAAATAGTATCGGTTCAACTGACACTCTGTAGGTATTAACGGCTTGACCCTCGCTTGAGGGGAAACTGAGCGCTGAGTGAGATCTCCGGCGTTTCTTATACTGTGTTGATTCTCGTTAGCGTtagagaagaaagaaacagAAGTGCTGCAAAAGAGCCATATTCTGATATTGATCACTTAAATGCTCCGGCCCTGGCATGCTCACGCAGGGAGTTCAGAGGTGGAGGCAGCTCCATTAATAGCTAGCGTATAGTGACATACGATCGGGGCGCGCCCCAGCGTCAGCCGATCAGACGAGATGCCGACCTGTTTACGTCAGTACTTGAGTTCTCACAGGCATTAGAGACAGGAACCCCAAATGGAACGCCTTTATGATACATTCATAGCCACTTCTCGTTGCGTACGTGGGGACTCAGCTCGGTCTGGCTCCATACCTAACTATCAGAGTGGCCTCGTCTGTTTCCACACTACTTTCATCTCCTCCACCACTCCTATCATCATTCCCAAAATTGATATCTGTGTTTTTCAAACAGAATGCCAAGTTTGCAAGGTAATGCGTACTGTAAGAGACCATGTCCCTTGATCACTGTAGCTACTAATTGCCGTGCTGTTGTTATGTAGCTCGGAGTACCGAATACATATCGTGCTTCGAAGTTGGTAGTAGCGACGAGGACAGGCGCAGTAGCGGGGCACTTTTGGCGATCATAACATATATCTTACAAAATTCTGCAAGTTGGATTTTCCAAGTTAACTATCCCACTTCACGCCTAGCTTGACATGCCGTCTCTCGAAGACCTTCGGATCATTCTTTCTGTGTTGAGGGAAAACTATTGGCCTTACGTCGCTCGCGTACTCGAGAATTCAGCTAGTAGTCCGCTATTCGACCTTGTTAACCCCAACTACCTGACTCTCCCTACATCCTCCAAAGACCTGCAACAGCGCATCAGGTATAATTTCATTCGATTTCACGCCGCCTACATCGTCATTGTTACTTTCGGTCTCTTTGCCAAGCACTGGCATGtagctgctgctgcgacgATGATCCACAAGCTAGGCACTTTTATGACCAGTTTTGGTCGTGGAGACGCTTCTCTGCAGGCCGACACTGATCAGAGTGGAATTCCCAGATATGCACATAATCTCGTGCGTGGTATCTGGCTTTCATCA encodes:
- a CDS encoding Putative short-chain dehydrogenase/reductase SDR, NAD(P)-binding domain superfamily, giving the protein MTQPRPLLVVIGAGSMGLCLARRLGSSHHILIGDYSPAALSAAKGSLGPAGHLVTTKNIDVSSGTSVASFAKTAAELGPIETVILTAGVSSAANDTRLIYATNLTGTALVLDSFLPLMPPGSSLTIIASVAGHLLPPNPDLETHLATAPTASLITHHELDHDADPSHAYGVSKLGCIVRAQYKAAEWGRKGVRINTVSPGAIETPMLGQVLRSEQGPFAQSMISNTPLGRTGTPYEIAGIVAFLAGPGAGFITGADLVIDGGALSTHRWPGTVAESKHEVLSSDGHK
- a CDS encoding Putative prenylated rab acceptor PRA1 — encoded protein: MPSLEDLRIILSVLRENYWPYVARVLENSASSPLFDLVNPNYLTLPTSSKDLQQRIRYNFIRFHAAYIVIVTFGLFAKHWHVAAAATMIHKLGTFMTSFGRGDASLQADTDQSGIPRYAHNLVRGIWLSSCLWFFSSLYSMMTTTLQFAMVFAVHAVMLNSKARLVEKQS